ACAGAATTAGGTATACCTCAGCAAGTTGGTCAAACAGCGAATGTTATAGCCAAAGTCGAAATTGTCCATAAGCCGAGTAATGCGAATTATTGGCATGTTGAATTCACTATTAGGGAATCTCTGCATGAAAATGCGAAAGCTATAAAGGACGCCAACTCTAGATGGAAGGAAAACTTGACGCAAAGTATTTATCATCTTATTTCAGCCAAAGCTCTCAAAAAATGTCCTGTAGTACCCAAAGTTAGGACAACAGCATATACAAAATAACTGCGGCATAAATTTCTTCAATTTCATACTGGGTTCGAATGTATGGCTAGAGAGTGGCGAAGTATTCGGCAAAAATATTTATAGCCTTATCTATCCCTTTAAGAGAATCGACATTAATAAACTTCGAATCGCCATTATTCTCAGGCGATTTTTCAACTTCAATTTTTCGTTTTATTTCCAATGGAAGAGAATTTATTGAATTAAAATAAGTCTTCGACCATCCCTTGGCTATTGTTTTTACCTCAGCTAGTTCTCTTGGAGGTTCAATTTCCATACGCAGATATTCCCATTTGACTAGTTCTCGACAAAAGTTAAGAATTCTATCTACAGATTTCTTTATATTAGAAATACGATCCCCTTCGTCAGAAATAACCACGGAATTGTTTAAATCATCTATCAATTCTGGGATTAGAGTTGTGAATCTTTTCATGTCTTCAATGGCTTCTTGAAACCAAATGAAATATTCTTCTGCATTATATATTTTTGCCTTCTGAAAAATATGTCCTTTTTCAAGATCGATGTAGCCTTGATGGATCTCCATTAGCTTGTTTGAAAGGAGTTCCGCAGCCAAAAGATAATTCCAACAATTAGGTTTTTCAATAGCTAGCCTTTTACATTCTGTGCTCTCCTCTCTTAAGACACTTAGATTACTATAAACGAAATTCTTTAAGCGTGCTCTTATTTGGTTACAAAATGGGCCTAAAGCCGCCTTAATGTTATTATCTTCTCGTTTAACGTCAAAAGTTCCAGCGGTTATACCTAATAAATCTGTTGGAATATGAAAGGGAGGGCTATTTCTTGGTGTTAAATAGAACACCTTGTCTTTACCTAATCTACCTATAAATAATCCCAATTCAAAAATTACATTATCTCGAATTGTATTCTTTTTCTCGCTTCTAATATAGGTAACATCGTCGGGCTTGAAGACAAAAATGCCGAAATCAAAATTATCTAAGGCTGATATCAAATCATCCAACGCCGTATTGGAAAGGTTAAAGACGCCTTGGTTCCATACCGTTACTGTGGCGTCGAATTCTAAATTTTCTTGAATTGTATATGCAATATCTAATGCTTCAACAGATGATCCGACAAAAATTCTTGGTTTCATTTTGGTGCCTTCAAAGGGGATTATGGTTCAAACAGTTTTAGGGAAAATTCCAATGAAACCTAAATATAAACTTATTTTTTCGTTCTAAAACTCCACCAACTTCCTCGCATACTCTGCCTGAACCCCCATCTCAAACCCGGCAAAATACCTTTCCGTGGTCATCAGGCTCTGATGACCCAGGTTGGTGCTGGCAAGTTTAAGCGGCGCTCCACTCTGAACAAGAATCGTAGCATATGAATGTCGGGCTACGTAGGTAGTCACCGGCATCTCGAAGCCCAGCTCCTCTCCCATCTTTTTCATCCACTTATTAGTGTTCTTGGTGAATTGCTTCACCTTTTTGCGAATGGTTACTGAATCATCACCGATTTCGGCAATGTTGAAAATATAGCCTTCAGGGTGAGTATATGCCTGGCCCCATTTGGCGATGATCCCATCAATATAGGTGTTCCGGGTGGCGACGATGTTAACCGGACTCCCTTTGGTGGTGCGTTTCGTCTTTTCCCGTAGGAAGGTAATGTAGGATGGATGCGCGTTTTTATGCTTCAGTAAAGCAATGTCCATCACGTTGATGCCATTACACAGGTAGCTGAATATCCAGAAGTCTTTGGCCTTTTCCATGCCGGAACCCGGATCAGTAGGATACTCGAAGATTTGCTTCAGCTGTGCTTTAGTCAGGGCCTTTTTGATGTTCTTCCCGGTAGGAATGATGTACTTACGTTTCCCAAAAGGATAGGTCTCCGGCTTTATGAGCCCATTTTCGCGGGCAATGTTCATAATGGTACGCAGTGGCCGCAGGTAAATACCTACCGTAGTAATGGAGCGGCCACGGGAAATCATCCACGACTCAAACCCTTCCAGGTACTCTTTCGTGATATGCCCCAGTTGCGGGCTGCGACGGTACTTTTTCAGGCAGTTGATGGAGGTCGTGTAAGAGTCAGCGGTGCCGTGCTGGTCTTTTGATTGGAGTTCGGATATATAGTTATTATATAATGTTTCTACCGACTCCGTATAGATCCTTTCCTCAAAAAAGCTGGACTCAAACTGGGAAAAAGAGAAAGGCACAATCCCCTCGCAGCATCGTGCTGCATCTTTTTCGATAATGCCTAGTTCCTGGCGGATGCGCCGGAGGTTGCCTTTGGCTTCGGTGCTGTTGAGCTGCTCCCACTCTTCCGGGGTAGCATCAAAGCCGGTAGCGTAGTATTTGCGTATACCCTTATAGGTGATACGGAGTTTCAACGGGAAACGCTCCCCGGTTTTGGACCTTCGAGTATCTGGAACTACCTTTACGTTTACCTTATCTTGTTTCATGATAACTTTAGAGCGTATTTTTGATACATATTTTGATACATGTTTCTAAAAAACATTCCGAAATGACATGACGCAAGTCTAAGTATAAAAACAATTGAAAGCGCAGCTGGTAAGGTCTTTTGACGTGTTCAGCAGTAACTGCAGGTAACTAAAAGCATGAATTTTAGAGACTCATAATCAGGGGGTCACAGGATCATGCCCTGTTGGGAGCACACACTGGTAAAGGCTTTTAGCGATATAGCGCTGAAAGCCTTTTTTCGTTTGCAAACAGTTTGCATACCTCCTGCTTCGACGTGTATTTTTTCATCTACCTAACAAAGTCCCTAACAGACGCCTTCCTAAGCCTTTCTCATTTTCTCATTTGGGACCTCCGCATCATTTTTTGAGGATGATCAAATCACCGTCATCAAAACCGGTTGCAATGACTTCTGCCCTGCGCAGGAATGATTGCTGGAAAGTGTCTGATTGGCAAAATTCAGTAACCGTTCCTACGACCAAAGCCAGCATTGCCTCCCAGGATAAATGATCGTATCCGTTTGCTGGCAATTCCAGGTAGCTGTCCTTAAGATAGAATTCTTCCAGGTTTGATGCCCAATCATCATCATCCAGGTCATAGGTACTTGTGCCTGTCAGGTAAAGGGTGTAAGACGACGGCGATTGAAATATCCCGAAATAATAGGCTACTATATGCTTATCGGGTGAATAATTGCTGGTTATGCCCTCCACCCATTGCCTGAATAGCTGATCGAACGTCATAGCATTAATTAGTTGGACAGAACAATATACACCTCCAAACGGAGCTTTATATTTGCTTTTCTTGCTTCACGATAACTTCAATTGTAATTTTGATATATATTTCTAAAATAACAGCCTGAAATGAATTGATGCAGAACTAAAACATATTGATAAAAAACGCGACAGAAAAACCTTTTGACTTGTTCCGAAGTTATCGGACAGGTCTTATATGTATTTTTTATATATTTAACACCTTTTACAACACGCTACAACAAACCTACAATGACACACGCACCGCTGGTTTCAATTATCCTGGCTGTCTATAATGGCGTTAGATTCCTCCCGGCCCAACTGGATAGCCTGTTAAGCCAGACATATCCTAATATTGAAATTATTGCTATTGATGATTGTTCCACAGATGGATCTTATGATTTACTGATGAGCTATAAAGAACGGTATGCCAATTTCAGGGTGTATGAAAATGAAACAAACCTGGGTTATATCAAAAACTTCGAGAAGGGTTCCAGGCTGGCTCAGGGCGATTATTTCGCATTTTGTGATCAGGATGATATCTGGCTGACGGAGAAGATAGCGGTGATGATGGAGGAAATGTCGAAAGGCTATCCTATGGCATTTTGTGATTCAGAATTTGTAGACTTCGACGGAAAGTCTTTAGGGTACCGTCTTTCTGACAAAAGAAATCAGCAGAATTTCAATACGCCACTAAATTTCGCCATAGGTAACAGCATCGCCGGACATGCAATGATTTCCAAAAAAGAAGTTATTGAAAGATCCCTGCCCTTTCCTGATACGATGATTCATGACCGCTGGATTGGCTTCGTTGCCACATTTTTCGGCCCGATCCTCTTTGTGGATCAGCCACTGGTAAAATACCGGCAGCACGACTGCAATGTAAATACCGGGAATAAAGATGCACATAAAGCAAGAAAAAAGGCAGACAAGAAGAACCGGGAAATCGTAGAAGCCAGAAAAAATATGCAGCTATTTGCTGAAAAATGCCCTGAAGGCAAAGAAAAAGAAGTATTTGAAGTGTTGAACCGTACCTACCAACATCCCTCATTGGTAAACCGTTTTGTACGTATGTCTACTTTTTTCAAATATCGCGAAGAAGTGCTGGCATTGAAGAAATATTCGGGCTTCCGCAAATTTTTGTTCTGTATAAAAACATTCTTTAAAGTAGTTTAATAAAAAATTGAACTACCAGCGGTAAGGATAACATACTGTTAATATCTTTTTCTTAACGTTGACCCATCAGTATAAGCTATGAAACATCCGGATGTAATTATCATAGGTGCGGGCGCCGCTGGCCTCATGGCCGCTTATTCGCTCATGAAGGCAGGAAAAAGTGTCACGTTGTTGGAGGCACGTGATCGTACCGGGGGAAGAATCAATACCGTACATCATCACGACAACCTTGCCCAGGCTGAATTAGGAGCCGAATTTGTTCACGGTAACCTGCCCGTTACCCTGGACCTGCTGAAAGAAGCAGGTATCCCCTATTCCAACACACAATTTAAAATGTTACGCTCCCGGAATGGCGTATTTCAGGAAGGAAACGAAACAGTTACCGGCTGGGATGCGCTGCTGGAGAAAATGTACCAACAAGAAGAAGATGTTCCGCTAAGGGCATTTCTGAAGGAACATTTCTCCACAGAAGAATATACAGATATGCGTACCCAGATCGAAGGTTTTGTAAATGGCTATGATACCGGTGACGTGAATGATATCAGTACTTTCGCCGTTAGGAATGAATGGAGCCATGAGGATGATGATGCACAATATCGCGTAGATGAAGGTTATGGAAAGATGATACAATTTCTTGCAGATGCCATTACTGCCGCCGGAAATGAAATACTACTGCATAAAACAGCCACTGAAATACACTGGCAAAAAGATATGGTGCGCATCTGCACAACTGATGGTAATGAATATAATGCTTCAAAAGTGATAGTAGCACTTCCGCTGGGAATGTTACAGGCAACAACTGAATCAGCTGGAGCTGTGAGGTTTGATCCTGTAATTCCCGCACAGGATAGGGCTTTAAAGAATATTGGTTACGGCGCTATAATAAAAGTATTACTCGAGTTCAAAACGCCCTTCTGGACTGAAAATAAAGTATTTAATGCGCCTGAAAACGGCCCATCCACCACGCTGCTGGTTACTTCCGGGGAAGAGGTGCCCACCTTCTGGACACAGACTTCTGTAAATAACCCACTGCTTACTGGCTGGCTGGGAGGTCCTCCGGCCATGGCGAAGAAGGATTTGCCGGCAGAAGAAATTCTTAAGCTGACATTACAATCTCTGGGTAATATTTTCAGTCTGGCCCCTGAGACACTCCAAAGTAATCTCCAGGGCTGGCACGTAGCCAATTGGACAGTTGCTCCCTACACCCGCGGCTCCTATGCCTATGATAAAGTTGGAAGTGCCGACGCCAGAAAGGTTTTATCGCAGGCAGTGGAGCAAACAATATACTTCGCTGGTGAATACCTCTATGATGGTCCCGCAATGGGAACTGTTGAAGCTGCATTGAGTAGCGGGAAAAATGCTGCGGCTTTAATTTTAAACATGTAGTGAGATTGCAGCGGATTTTTGTATCTTCTTCATCATTCCATTTTATGAAAAAGCTACCACTCCTATTGCTACTGCTAGCATGCAATACTAACCAACAACGGATAGATCATCTAAAAGCTGAACTAAACAGTATTTATGATGATGATCAACGATATAGGGAACAATTAAGCAAATCCGTTACTGCCCACGAAAATATCGCATTATGGAAAATGCAGGATAGTCTGGATGCAATTAACCTGAAACGTGTAAGAGTAATACTGGACTCCATGGGAAATCCGGGAAAACAGGTCTTTGGAGAGAAGGCAGCCTCTGCATGTTTCTATGTAATTCAGCATGCGGAATTAGCCGATCAGGAAAAATATTTGCCGGAGTTTACACGCGCTACCGAAAAGCACGACCTTGAGTGGCCTGTTCTGGTAAAAATGATTGACCGTGTTAAGTTGGAGAAAGAAGGAAAGCAACTATACGGAACACAATATATGCCCATAAAAGACCCTGTAACAGGCTATAATACAGATAAAATGCAGTTGGCGCCAATAGAGGATGAAGCCAACGTTGATAAGCGAAGAAAAGAAAAAGGGATGCCGCCACTGTCGGAAGCTGCCAAAAAATTTGGTGTCGATTATCCGGGACACTGATACAGCGCTATCCTCGCTTCGTTACACCAAAAAAGGAGGAGATTTTTTCTCCGGTTATCCTGTAAATAATCTCTGCTATTTTCCTGTCGAGGTCCGCTTTGTTTAAAAACGGAAATCGATTCCTGATGGCATCTATAAAGCCAAACTCCTGCAATAACAACAGCTTCTCTTCAATACCTACCGGTAAATTGTCCGCATCTTTCTTTGACTGATAATACTGTAATGCATGCATATATTCTCCGTACAAAAATCCAACAGCATACATATATAACTCGATGATCTTCTTACGGCGGGTGGTTACTGTAGGCACTTTCCAGGTGTTGAAATCTGATAAGCCCCTGAAGAACACAGTTGCATACTGTGTGAGTGCATTTCTTCTGAGGTCGTGTGTGATTTTATTTTCCAGCACAGCTACCATTTCTTTGGCGGCTAACAGCAATTGTTCCGCATCATTATTTTCATCTTCCTGATGGTGTGCAAAAAGATATTCCCTTGTATGCAGAAAACGCTCGATGAAATAGGTATTGATTGTGCTGTAATTGGAGTTCAGCGGTTTGATGCTAAAGGTATATTGTTCTTTATCAAACAGAAATGATTTTTTCAAATCAATACTTGATCTCCTCTCCTGACAAAGGATTGCATCAAACTGTTCCAGGTTTTTATCAGAAAAAAAATTATATAGATTGGTCTCAAAGGCAGGTAACGTAAAAGGGAGGATATTAAAATGCTGGTCATATAACCTGATTCTATCTTCATACCTGCTTAACCGGTTAAACTTAATAAACAGTTCCTGTATTTCCGCCTGCGTATAGGTCATGTTCAACGTGTTTATTGCAATAA
This window of the Chitinophaga sp. Cy-1792 genome carries:
- a CDS encoding nucleotide-binding protein → MKPRIFVGSSVEALDIAYTIQENLEFDATVTVWNQGVFNLSNTALDDLISALDNFDFGIFVFKPDDVTYIRSEKKNTIRDNVIFELGLFIGRLGKDKVFYLTPRNSPPFHIPTDLLGITAGTFDVKREDNNIKAALGPFCNQIRARLKNFVYSNLSVLREESTECKRLAIEKPNCWNYLLAAELLSNKLMEIHQGYIDLEKGHIFQKAKIYNAEEYFIWFQEAIEDMKRFTTLIPELIDDLNNSVVISDEGDRISNIKKSVDRILNFCRELVKWEYLRMEIEPPRELAEVKTIAKGWSKTYFNSINSLPLEIKRKIEVEKSPENNGDSKFINVDSLKGIDKAINIFAEYFATL
- a CDS encoding site-specific integrase, with translation MKQDKVNVKVVPDTRRSKTGERFPLKLRITYKGIRKYYATGFDATPEEWEQLNSTEAKGNLRRIRQELGIIEKDAARCCEGIVPFSFSQFESSFFEERIYTESVETLYNNYISELQSKDQHGTADSYTTSINCLKKYRRSPQLGHITKEYLEGFESWMISRGRSITTVGIYLRPLRTIMNIARENGLIKPETYPFGKRKYIIPTGKNIKKALTKAQLKQIFEYPTDPGSGMEKAKDFWIFSYLCNGINVMDIALLKHKNAHPSYITFLREKTKRTTKGSPVNIVATRNTYIDGIIAKWGQAYTHPEGYIFNIAEIGDDSVTIRKKVKQFTKNTNKWMKKMGEELGFEMPVTTYVARHSYATILVQSGAPLKLASTNLGHQSLMTTERYFAGFEMGVQAEYARKLVEF
- a CDS encoding glycosyltransferase family 2 protein; this encodes MTHAPLVSIILAVYNGVRFLPAQLDSLLSQTYPNIEIIAIDDCSTDGSYDLLMSYKERYANFRVYENETNLGYIKNFEKGSRLAQGDYFAFCDQDDIWLTEKIAVMMEEMSKGYPMAFCDSEFVDFDGKSLGYRLSDKRNQQNFNTPLNFAIGNSIAGHAMISKKEVIERSLPFPDTMIHDRWIGFVATFFGPILFVDQPLVKYRQHDCNVNTGNKDAHKARKKADKKNREIVEARKNMQLFAEKCPEGKEKEVFEVLNRTYQHPSLVNRFVRMSTFFKYREEVLALKKYSGFRKFLFCIKTFFKVV
- a CDS encoding NAD(P)/FAD-dependent oxidoreductase is translated as MKHPDVIIIGAGAAGLMAAYSLMKAGKSVTLLEARDRTGGRINTVHHHDNLAQAELGAEFVHGNLPVTLDLLKEAGIPYSNTQFKMLRSRNGVFQEGNETVTGWDALLEKMYQQEEDVPLRAFLKEHFSTEEYTDMRTQIEGFVNGYDTGDVNDISTFAVRNEWSHEDDDAQYRVDEGYGKMIQFLADAITAAGNEILLHKTATEIHWQKDMVRICTTDGNEYNASKVIVALPLGMLQATTESAGAVRFDPVIPAQDRALKNIGYGAIIKVLLEFKTPFWTENKVFNAPENGPSTTLLVTSGEEVPTFWTQTSVNNPLLTGWLGGPPAMAKKDLPAEEILKLTLQSLGNIFSLAPETLQSNLQGWHVANWTVAPYTRGSYAYDKVGSADARKVLSQAVEQTIYFAGEYLYDGPAMGTVEAALSSGKNAAALILNM
- a CDS encoding DUF6624 domain-containing protein, encoding MKKLPLLLLLLACNTNQQRIDHLKAELNSIYDDDQRYREQLSKSVTAHENIALWKMQDSLDAINLKRVRVILDSMGNPGKQVFGEKAASACFYVIQHAELADQEKYLPEFTRATEKHDLEWPVLVKMIDRVKLEKEGKQLYGTQYMPIKDPVTGYNTDKMQLAPIEDEANVDKRRKEKGMPPLSEAAKKFGVDYPGH